One Ancylothrix sp. D3o genomic window, CATTATCTCTATGAAGATTACCAGGAATCTTACAGAGACAATGAAAAACTAGATTGGGTAATTGTTGGTGGAGAAAGCGGGCCTAATGCTCGTGTTTGTCAGGTGAAATGGATTCAATCAATTGTTAATCAATGTGAGCAAACTGGCACCCCAATCTTTGTCAAACAACTAGG contains:
- a CDS encoding phage Gp37/Gp68 family protein, with the protein product HYLYEDYQESYRDNEKLDWVIVGGESGPNARVCQVKWIQSIVNQCEQTGTPIFVKQLGSNSNLEVKGKGDNPQLWPQSLQFQEFPSIL